The following nucleotide sequence is from Chryseobacterium sp. CY350.
ATTCAATTAATGATGTCCGTGATTGTGCCCGTGGCTATCGTGTAAGAAAGGACCGTGACCTTTAGGTTGGTTGAAAATTACTTCAGCGCCTTCTTGCTCTGTAATTAGTTTTCTTCTGATATCTTCAGGATCGAAAGGCTTTACCTTACCGAAATATTCCTTTAAACCTTCTGTTAACCACAATGGGATCACAAAACCAAAAAACATAAAAATACACCAGAATCCCACTAGGAACATTGTAACAAAGTAAATTGTCCAAAGGAACTGATAAAACGGCCAAAATGCTGATAACATCATCTTTCTTATAGATTTTAGGCAAAAATAGGACTTTTTTCTTTTTCATCAAAAGATATAGAACCTAAATTTTGCAATTTATTATTATTTTAAACTAATTAATGTAGATATTAGAAGTTAGATGTCAGATGTTAGACTACAATTGCTACTCTAAAATTGCTGCATATAACTTTTAAACCTAAATTTAATGCGCAAGATTTGCGAAGAAGTCATTTCCTTTATCATCGGTAATGATGAAAGCAGGGAAATCTTTTACTTCAATTTTTCTTACTGCTTCCATTCCTAATTCAGGGAAATCAACCACTTCGACTGACAGAATATTTTCTTTCGCCAAAATAGCAGCGGGACCACCAATTGAACCGATGTAGAAACCACCATATTTATGACATGCGTTCGTAACGTCTGCTGTTCTGTTACCTTTTGCGAGCATCACCATACTTCCGCCGTGACTTTGGAATTCGTCTACGTACACATCCATTCTTCCCGCAGTTGTAGGTCCAAAACTTCCTGATGCCATTCCTTCCGGCGTTTTTGCAGGTCCTGCGTAATAAATCGGGTGGTTTTTGAAATATTCAGGCATTGGTTGTCCGCTGTCTAATAATTCTTTGATTTTTGCGTGAGCGATATCTCTTGCAACAATCAATGTTCCGCTTAATTTTAATCTAGTTTTGATTGGATATTTTGAAAGTTCAGCTAAAATCTCAGACATTGGTTTATTCAGATCAATATCAACTGCTGCCTCCAAATGTGGCGGTGTTGCAGGTAAGAATCTTTTAGGATCCTGCTCCAATTGCTCTAAGAAAATGCCTTCTTTGGTAATTTTCCCCTTAATATTTCTGTCTGCCGAACAAGAAACTCCCATCCCAACCGGACAAGAAGCCGCGTGACGAGGCAATCTGATTACCCGAACATCGTGTGTTAAATATTTCCCGCCAAACTGAGCACCGATTGCACTTTCCTGACAGATTTTCTGAACTTTTGCTTCCCATTCCAAGTCTCTGAAAGCCTGTCCCGCTTCATTTCCTTCGGTCGGAAGATTGTCATAATATTTTGCTGACGCTTTTTTAACCGCTGCTAAATTTGCTTCGGCAGAAGTTCCTCCAATTACCAAAGCCAAGTGATAAGGCGGACAAGCTGCTGTTCCTAAATCAGAAATTCTCTCTTTCACAAACGCTTCAAGAGATTTTTCGTTTAGTAAAGATTTTGTCTTTTGATAGAGGAATGTTTTATTTGCAGAACCTCCACCTTTCGTTAAGAATAAAAACTCGTAGTAATCTCCTTTTTTAGCATAAATATCAATTTGCGCAGGAAGATTTGAACCTGAATTTTTCTCGTCAAACATCGTCAAAGGCACAACTTGAGAATATCTTAGGTTCCTTTTTTGATAAGTATTGTAAATTCCTTTGCTTAAATATTCGCCGTCTTCAACCCCGGTGTACACATTTTCACCTTTTTTTCCCATCACAATCGCCGTTCCTGTATCCTGACAAGAAGGCAAAGCACCTTCCACGGCTACAGCAGCGTTTTGCAATAAATTATAAGCAACGAATCTATCGTTATCAGTGGCTTCAGGATCATCAATAATTTTTTTCAAACTTGCCAAGTGCGAAGAACGAAGCATAAAAGAAACATCCGCCATCGCTTCTTCAGCCAATAGCTCAAGACCTTTCGGATCGATGGTTAAAATTTCTCTTTCGCCATGTTGCTCAACTTTCACATAGTCTGAAGTCAATTTTTTATAAACCGTATCATCTTTTAGAATCGGATACGGATCCTGATATTTAAATTCCATGTTGCTTTTATTTCGGTGCAAAAATACAGCTTACTCAAAAAAACATGATTAAAAATCATTAGTTGAAATTGATATTTATAATGATTATAAATTGCGAGGTTTTTATTCATTGTTTAACTTTATCAATTGAGGCGAAGGTCGAGATTAAGTTTCAAATCAATCTTAAACTCAACCTTAGATCAACCTTTAATAAAACAATTTCACAATGAATTACAGAATAGAAAAAGACACCATGGGTGAAGTGCAGGTTCCTGCAGACAAGTTTTGGGGCGCACAGACAGAGCGTTCGAGAAACAATTTCAAAATCGGTCCGGAAGGTTCTATGCCCCATGAAATTATCGAAGCGTTTGCATACTTAAAGAAAGCTGCAGCATTTACAAATTCAGATTTAGGAGTTCTTTCTGCTGACAAAAGAGATATGATTGCACAGGTCTGCGAAGAAATTCTTGAAGGAAAATTATACGATCAGTTTCCTTTGGTAATTTGGCAAACCGGTTCCGGTACACAGTCGAATATGAATGTAAATGAGGTAATTGCCAATCGTTCTCACGTAAATGCCGGTGGAACTTTAGGCGACAAAACTGAAGTTCACCCAAATGATGATGTGAATAAATCTCAGTCTTCCAATGACACGTATCCTACAGCAATGCACATTGCAGCATATAAAAAAGTTGTTGAAACGACCATTCCTGCGGTTGAAAAACTAAGAGATACCTTAAAAGAAAAATCAGAAGCTTTTAAAGATATTGTTAAGATCGGAAGAACGCATTTGATGGATGCAACACCCTTGACTTTGGGTCAGGAATTTTCAGGATATGTGGCTCAATTGAATTACGGCGTAAAAGCTTTAAAAAACACATTACCACATCTTTCTGAGCTTGCTTTAGGCGGAACCGCAGTTGGAACTGGTTTAAATACACCTCAAGGTTATGATGTGAAAGTAGCAGAATACATTGCGAAATTCACCAATCTTCCTTTTATCACGGCAGCAAATAAATTTGAAGCTTTAGCAGCTCACGACGCGATTGTAGAATCTCACGGCGCCTTAAAACAACTGGCGGTTTCTTTATATAAAATTGCTCAGGACATCAGATTACTGGCTTCAGGACCGCGTTCCGGGATTGGGGAAATTCATATTCCTGAAAATGAGCCGGGTTCTTCCATCATGCCTGGGAAAGTAAATCCTACACAGAACGAAGCCTTGACGATGGTTTGCGCGCAGGTTTTAGGAAACGATACTACGATCTCATTTGCAGGAACTCAGGGAAATTATGAACTCAATGTTTTCAAACCGGTGATGGCTTACAATTTCTTACAATCTGCTCAGTTGATTGCAGATGCATGTATCTCGTTTAACGATCATTGTGCAGTCGGAATTGAACCTAATATGGAAAGAATCAAAGAGCTCGTAGACAAATCTTTAATGTTGGTAACAGCTTTGAACACGCACATCGGTTACGAAAATGCTGCTAAGATTGCAAAAACTGCACATAAAAACGGAACGACTTTAAAAGAAGAAGCGATCAATCTTGGCTTTGTCACTTCTGAACAGTTTGACGAATGGGTGAAACCCGAAGATATGGTGGGAAGTTTGAAATAAAATTTTAACCTAATTTTGAAACATTAAGGAAAGTTAAGTGGTTAAGTTTTATTTAAAAAAAAAATCAAATAGATTTAGATAAGTAACCTCCTTAATGATAAAATTAATAATTAATAAAAACTCCGTGGAAATAATTTCTACGGAGTTTTTTTTTAGTTTAAAAATTCAAAAATCATTACAAAACTGTTTATGTTCTCGGAAATTCTGCCGAAGGTTCAAAACAAACTGTTTGGAACCAAATGCACTTTACTTTTGTTTAAAAACGATCGTTTTGTAACCAAACACAATTTAGTTTTATTTAAAAACACTCCGTTTGTGACTAAATGCAATTTACTTTTGTTTAAAAACAATCGTTTTGTAACCAAACGCAAAGTAGTTTTGTTTGAAAACGATATGTTTGTAATGAAATGCAGTTTATATTGATAGATATACAACTAATTACAAACAAAAACAATTGATTTTAAATAAAATCAATTGTTTCTTTGTTAATATGAAATTCTATGAAAGTTATAATCCTATTCCTATTCCGAAAACGAGTGCTTTATCGTTTTGAAAATAAGAATCTTTGAAGAAATTGCTGAAATCTTTCTTCACGAAAAGACTGATATTATCATAAGAAACGGTAAACTGAGCACCATAAACAAAAGGATTTACCTGATAATTACCTCTGTCTCTGAAATCTTCACGATCACCACTTACAATATTGTTGCTAGACATTTTTACTCCACCGTACATGTTTGCAGCAATTCTAAAACCATCAGAATACGGCCTGTACTGAATATCCATTCCTGCATTTTTTAGCTTAGAGAAATTATATTGCAATCCCAGAGGAACCATAATATAACCTGTTCTCAGTTTACTTTTATCAGTATTCCCTTGGTAATTTGCTACAGAAACATCTGCATTGGCATCTTTGGCAAAGATCATATTGTTGTCTAAACGTAGGGTTCTCCATGAAAATCCGATTCCTGAAATTAAACCCCAAGGACTTGTTCTGTTAAACTGATAATTAAATTTTAAACCGAACTCAAGATTATTGGCATAACCTAAATTTTTATCTAAATCATTGTCTGCTTTATCATTCGTCAGCGTCATAATACCGTAAGAGAAATAGCCATGAAGATTTTTTGTAGCACGGAATTTCTTCAGCAATTTCGCTTTCAATTCTTCATTTGAAGTCACATCAGAATTCAAAAGAGAATATTTTACCTGCTTCTGGATCACCGTATCAAGATCAAAACCTAAAGCTTCAATTTTTTGATCGATCTTGTCTGAATAACGGTCGGCAACTTCAGCTTTCTGTTTGTCGAATTCTGTTTTCTCCAAATTTTTAGACTGAAGAATCAGAAGTTCAGCTTCCATCAGCTTTTTTTCTTCCTGAATGATGGCATCGATCTTCTTTGCATATTCATCTACTTTTTCTTTTACGATCGGGCTTACTTCGGTATCTTCCTTTGACTGTAGATTTAGTTTTAGTCCTTTTTGTGCATTTACAGTGGTTGCAACAAGGCACAACATTCCTGCGATGATAAATTTCTTAATCATAGTATTATTATTTTTAAAGTTTAAATTAAATTATTTGGAATTCAGATCGATGGTTGCCACGTTGCTTCCACCTTTTGTTTTTTCGATAACGTCTTTATGTTCCACAGAGAAAAGCAAAGTTGAAGGATCTACATATCGTTTCTTTTTCACTTGAGTTTTTGTAGAATCTGTTTTTGCTAAAATCTTTTCTGCCGGAATTTGGCTTATCTGTGCCGCAATCTCCTTGGGATTTTCTTTAATGATCGGAAGTTCTTTCGCCTCAACAATCACTTCCGAAGGTTTAATTTCAGATTTCGTTGAGGCTAAATTTTCTACTTTATTAAATTTTTCCTGATTTTGCTGAATGACCTCAGACGAATTTGGCACCACTGTCTTTATAGAATTTTCTTTCAAAACTTTTGTGCTGTTCGTTTCTGCGACTAGCACATTTGGTTTAGAATCCTGATCAAAAAACAGAACGGCTCCTAAACTTAAAGTCAAAACCAAACACGCAGCGACCAAAAACCAATTGACTTTTTTAGTCTTAGAAATGTTCTCAGTCTGAGTTTTTACTTCAATTTCTGACCAAAGATCTCTTGAAGGAGTAATTTCTCTTTCATCAATCTGTTTTTTGATCTGATATTCGATATTATTTTCAGAGGTGTTCATTTTTCAGTTTCTTTTG
It contains:
- a CDS encoding fumarate hydratase, whose product is MEFKYQDPYPILKDDTVYKKLTSDYVKVEQHGEREILTIDPKGLELLAEEAMADVSFMLRSSHLASLKKIIDDPEATDNDRFVAYNLLQNAAVAVEGALPSCQDTGTAIVMGKKGENVYTGVEDGEYLSKGIYNTYQKRNLRYSQVVPLTMFDEKNSGSNLPAQIDIYAKKGDYYEFLFLTKGGGSANKTFLYQKTKSLLNEKSLEAFVKERISDLGTAACPPYHLALVIGGTSAEANLAAVKKASAKYYDNLPTEGNEAGQAFRDLEWEAKVQKICQESAIGAQFGGKYLTHDVRVIRLPRHAASCPVGMGVSCSADRNIKGKITKEGIFLEQLEQDPKRFLPATPPHLEAAVDIDLNKPMSEILAELSKYPIKTRLKLSGTLIVARDIAHAKIKELLDSGQPMPEYFKNHPIYYAGPAKTPEGMASGSFGPTTAGRMDVYVDEFQSHGGSMVMLAKGNRTADVTNACHKYGGFYIGSIGGPAAILAKENILSVEVVDFPELGMEAVRKIEVKDFPAFIITDDKGNDFFANLAH
- the fumC gene encoding class II fumarate hydratase; its protein translation is MNYRIEKDTMGEVQVPADKFWGAQTERSRNNFKIGPEGSMPHEIIEAFAYLKKAAAFTNSDLGVLSADKRDMIAQVCEEILEGKLYDQFPLVIWQTGSGTQSNMNVNEVIANRSHVNAGGTLGDKTEVHPNDDVNKSQSSNDTYPTAMHIAAYKKVVETTIPAVEKLRDTLKEKSEAFKDIVKIGRTHLMDATPLTLGQEFSGYVAQLNYGVKALKNTLPHLSELALGGTAVGTGLNTPQGYDVKVAEYIAKFTNLPFITAANKFEALAAHDAIVESHGALKQLAVSLYKIAQDIRLLASGPRSGIGEIHIPENEPGSSIMPGKVNPTQNEALTMVCAQVLGNDTTISFAGTQGNYELNVFKPVMAYNFLQSAQLIADACISFNDHCAVGIEPNMERIKELVDKSLMLVTALNTHIGYENAAKIAKTAHKNGTTLKEEAINLGFVTSEQFDEWVKPEDMVGSLK
- a CDS encoding porin family protein yields the protein MIKKFIIAGMLCLVATTVNAQKGLKLNLQSKEDTEVSPIVKEKVDEYAKKIDAIIQEEKKLMEAELLILQSKNLEKTEFDKQKAEVADRYSDKIDQKIEALGFDLDTVIQKQVKYSLLNSDVTSNEELKAKLLKKFRATKNLHGYFSYGIMTLTNDKADNDLDKNLGYANNLEFGLKFNYQFNRTSPWGLISGIGFSWRTLRLDNNMIFAKDANADVSVANYQGNTDKSKLRTGYIMVPLGLQYNFSKLKNAGMDIQYRPYSDGFRIAANMYGGVKMSSNNIVSGDREDFRDRGNYQVNPFVYGAQFTVSYDNISLFVKKDFSNFFKDSYFQNDKALVFGIGIGL